The Sesamum indicum cultivar Zhongzhi No. 13 linkage group LG6, S_indicum_v1.0, whole genome shotgun sequence genome has a segment encoding these proteins:
- the LOC105165428 gene encoding transcription factor SOX-4 isoform X3 yields MAQEEQILRSSYSGSGGGGGGGGGGSGGGSGGGGNCCSGGVSSNRSKNVKQKKVPQRGLGVAQLEKIRLEEQRKKEALQAANVLANNAIGSPSDTASVQCPNFGSSLSPSPNSVPLPQSPTNFPSPNALYRSAPPVPVQITKQLDGELGLQLISGPGNGNWPRLWNGEYSHEGENQRVEHLGFAFRPPQVNLPYETNAAVVPLPSVPQRSYQLQRPSSSSSVVNFSSGISPSSVLSSQMEPPSNQSLRGNSYTSSRPEEDKMVGMKRSYPFSLESPTATSFPGNFHPAIAASRSRSDELPSCSSEYTVPTEPRNKYMSISSTTVTEMVLPTQVPCMSKIRATSSGTTRG; encoded by the exons ATGGCTCAAGAAGAACAAATTCTAAGGAGCAGTTATAGTGGTAGCGGCGGCGGAGGCGGAGGCGGGGGTGGTGGTAGCGGCGGCGGAAGCGGCGGTGGAGGTAACTGTTGTAGTGGTGGTGTCAGTAGTAATAGATCTAAAAACGTTAAGCAAAAAAAAGTGCCACAGAGAGGGTTAGGTGTTGCACAGCTCGAGAAGATTAGATTGGAAGAacagaggaaaaaagaagCTTTACAAGCAGCTAATGTTTTAGCCAATAATGCTATTGGTTCACCTAGTGATACTGCTTCTGTTCAATGCCCCAATTTTGGGTCAAGTCTTTCTCCTTCTCCAAATTCAGTTCCTCTGCCACAGTCACCAACTAATTTCCCTTCACCAAATGCATTGTATAGATCAGCCCCACCAGTCCCAGTTCAGATTACAAAGCAATTAGACGGTGAATTAGGTTTGCAGTTGATTTCTGGTCCTGGAAATGGCAATTGGCCTAGATTGTGGAATGGAGAGTACAGTCATGAAGGAGAGAATCAAAGGGTAGAACATCTTGGCTTTGCATTTCGACCTCCGCAAGTGAATTTACCATATGAAACGAATGCTGCGGTTGTACCTCTTCCCAGTGTGCCTCAGAGATCATACCAACTTCAGCGACCATCTTCGTCTTCTTCAGTG GTGAATTTCTCTTCAGGGATTTCACCATCATCAGTATTAAGTTCCCAGATGGAGCCCCCTTCAAACCAAAGTCTTCGTGGAAACAGCTATACATCGTCAAGGCCAGAGGAAGATAAG ATGGTTGGCATGAAGAGGTCCTACCCCTTCTCTCTGGAAAGTCCAACTGCCACTTCCTTCCCCGGCAATTTTCATCCTGCAATTGCTGCTTCGAGATCAAGATCAGATGAATTACCTTCATGTAGCAGTGAGTACACAGTCCCAACGGAACCAAGAAACAAATACATGAG CATTTCGTCCACAACTGTTACAGAGATGGTCCTTCCAACTCAAGTCCCCTGCATGAGCAAAATCCGAGCGACGTCATCAGGGACAACCAGAGGCTAA
- the LOC105165428 gene encoding WAS/WASL-interacting protein family member 1 isoform X2 encodes MAQEEQILRSSYSGSGGGGGGGGGGSGGGSGGGGNCCSGGVSSNRSKNVKQKKVPQRGLGVAQLEKIRLEEQRKKEALQAANVLANNAIGSPSDTASVQCPNFGSSLSPSPNSVPLPQSPTNFPSPNALYRSAPPVPVQITKQLDGELGLQLISGPGNGNWPRLWNGEYSHEGENQRVEHLGFAFRPPQVNLPYETNAAVVPLPSVPQRSYQLQRPSSSSSVVNFSSGISPSSVLSSQMEPPSNQSLRGNSYTSSRPEEDKMVGMKRSYPFSLESPTATSFPGNFHPAIAASRSRSDELPSCSSEYTVPTEPRNKYMRDGPSNSSPLHEQNPSDVIRDNQRLNGDFLTLAPPVAASPPLNSKYKHPSGYSGHQGAKLSDFKYLATQENLKSQIHHLEPGGSTEQPFSFFPVRMTKERRKSV; translated from the exons ATGGCTCAAGAAGAACAAATTCTAAGGAGCAGTTATAGTGGTAGCGGCGGCGGAGGCGGAGGCGGGGGTGGTGGTAGCGGCGGCGGAAGCGGCGGTGGAGGTAACTGTTGTAGTGGTGGTGTCAGTAGTAATAGATCTAAAAACGTTAAGCAAAAAAAAGTGCCACAGAGAGGGTTAGGTGTTGCACAGCTCGAGAAGATTAGATTGGAAGAacagaggaaaaaagaagCTTTACAAGCAGCTAATGTTTTAGCCAATAATGCTATTGGTTCACCTAGTGATACTGCTTCTGTTCAATGCCCCAATTTTGGGTCAAGTCTTTCTCCTTCTCCAAATTCAGTTCCTCTGCCACAGTCACCAACTAATTTCCCTTCACCAAATGCATTGTATAGATCAGCCCCACCAGTCCCAGTTCAGATTACAAAGCAATTAGACGGTGAATTAGGTTTGCAGTTGATTTCTGGTCCTGGAAATGGCAATTGGCCTAGATTGTGGAATGGAGAGTACAGTCATGAAGGAGAGAATCAAAGGGTAGAACATCTTGGCTTTGCATTTCGACCTCCGCAAGTGAATTTACCATATGAAACGAATGCTGCGGTTGTACCTCTTCCCAGTGTGCCTCAGAGATCATACCAACTTCAGCGACCATCTTCGTCTTCTTCAGTG GTGAATTTCTCTTCAGGGATTTCACCATCATCAGTATTAAGTTCCCAGATGGAGCCCCCTTCAAACCAAAGTCTTCGTGGAAACAGCTATACATCGTCAAGGCCAGAGGAAGATAAG ATGGTTGGCATGAAGAGGTCCTACCCCTTCTCTCTGGAAAGTCCAACTGCCACTTCCTTCCCCGGCAATTTTCATCCTGCAATTGCTGCTTCGAGATCAAGATCAGATGAATTACCTTCATGTAGCAGTGAGTACACAGTCCCAACGGAACCAAGAAACAAATACATGAG AGATGGTCCTTCCAACTCAAGTCCCCTGCATGAGCAAAATCCGAGCGACGTCATCAGGGACAACCAGAGGCTAAATGGAGATTTTTTGACATTGGCTCCTCCGGTGGCTGCTTCTCCACCTTTAAACTCAAAGTACAAACATCCTTCCGGCTACTCCGGTCACCAAGGGGCAAAACTATCAGATTTTAAGTACTTAGCCACTCAG GAAAATCTCAAAAGCCAAATCCATCATCTGGAACCAGGCGGATCAACAGAACAACCCTTCAGCTTCTTCCCA GTGAGGATGACGAAAGAGAGGAGAAAGTCTGTTTGA
- the LOC105165428 gene encoding WAS/WASL-interacting protein family member 1 isoform X1: MAQEEQILRSSYSGSGGGGGGGGGGSGGGSGGGGNCCSGGVSSNRSKNVKQKKVPQRGLGVAQLEKIRLEEQRKKEALQAANVLANNAIGSPSDTASVQCPNFGSSLSPSPNSVPLPQSPTNFPSPNALYRSAPPVPVQITKQLDGELGLQLISGPGNGNWPRLWNGEYSHEGENQRVEHLGFAFRPPQVNLPYETNAAVVPLPSVPQRSYQLQRPSSSSSVVNFSSGISPSSVLSSQMEPPSNQSLRGNSYTSSRPEEDKMVGMKRSYPFSLESPTATSFPGNFHPAIAASRSRSDELPSCSSEYTVPTEPRNKYMRDGPSNSSPLHEQNPSDVIRDNQRLNGDFLTLAPPVAASPPLNSKYKHPSGYSGHQGAKLSDFKYLATQENLKSQIHHLEPGGSTEQPFSFFPVKLQSHVNNGNGEKGETIDLNLKL, from the exons ATGGCTCAAGAAGAACAAATTCTAAGGAGCAGTTATAGTGGTAGCGGCGGCGGAGGCGGAGGCGGGGGTGGTGGTAGCGGCGGCGGAAGCGGCGGTGGAGGTAACTGTTGTAGTGGTGGTGTCAGTAGTAATAGATCTAAAAACGTTAAGCAAAAAAAAGTGCCACAGAGAGGGTTAGGTGTTGCACAGCTCGAGAAGATTAGATTGGAAGAacagaggaaaaaagaagCTTTACAAGCAGCTAATGTTTTAGCCAATAATGCTATTGGTTCACCTAGTGATACTGCTTCTGTTCAATGCCCCAATTTTGGGTCAAGTCTTTCTCCTTCTCCAAATTCAGTTCCTCTGCCACAGTCACCAACTAATTTCCCTTCACCAAATGCATTGTATAGATCAGCCCCACCAGTCCCAGTTCAGATTACAAAGCAATTAGACGGTGAATTAGGTTTGCAGTTGATTTCTGGTCCTGGAAATGGCAATTGGCCTAGATTGTGGAATGGAGAGTACAGTCATGAAGGAGAGAATCAAAGGGTAGAACATCTTGGCTTTGCATTTCGACCTCCGCAAGTGAATTTACCATATGAAACGAATGCTGCGGTTGTACCTCTTCCCAGTGTGCCTCAGAGATCATACCAACTTCAGCGACCATCTTCGTCTTCTTCAGTG GTGAATTTCTCTTCAGGGATTTCACCATCATCAGTATTAAGTTCCCAGATGGAGCCCCCTTCAAACCAAAGTCTTCGTGGAAACAGCTATACATCGTCAAGGCCAGAGGAAGATAAG ATGGTTGGCATGAAGAGGTCCTACCCCTTCTCTCTGGAAAGTCCAACTGCCACTTCCTTCCCCGGCAATTTTCATCCTGCAATTGCTGCTTCGAGATCAAGATCAGATGAATTACCTTCATGTAGCAGTGAGTACACAGTCCCAACGGAACCAAGAAACAAATACATGAG AGATGGTCCTTCCAACTCAAGTCCCCTGCATGAGCAAAATCCGAGCGACGTCATCAGGGACAACCAGAGGCTAAATGGAGATTTTTTGACATTGGCTCCTCCGGTGGCTGCTTCTCCACCTTTAAACTCAAAGTACAAACATCCTTCCGGCTACTCCGGTCACCAAGGGGCAAAACTATCAGATTTTAAGTACTTAGCCACTCAG GAAAATCTCAAAAGCCAAATCCATCATCTGGAACCAGGCGGATCAACAGAACAACCCTTCAGCTTCTTCCCAGTTAAGTTACAAAGCCATGTAAACAATGGCAATGGTGAAAAGGGAGAAACAATTGATCTCAATCTGAAGCTATAG